The DNA segment TCACCTGTCTGGTTTCATCACCGATTGCAGTAAACGCTGCTCTGCAGGAGTCAAATCCCTTTGTAATTGCGGTAATCCGTTTCTGACATTCTTCATTCATATTATATCCTCCTAACGATAGCTGATATCCAAAGCTTCATGCGGTGCACTGCGCTGATATCGTACAGCTGGATAGCCAAGCACCAGGGTTGTGACTACTTTTTTTCCTTTTGGAAGCTGTAAAGCCTTACGCAGACGGCGGGAATATTTGGAGGCCATCGTAAAAAATCCGCTGTACAAAACGCCCAGACCATGAGCCTCTGCAACAAATTCCATATTCTGTGCCGCAAGTGCTCCGTTTATTTCATCCTTTGCAAGGATCAGCACGGCTATCGGTGCATTGAAAAAGAAAAAGTGATCGTGAATGGTCGTCCTTTTTGCCATAGAGCTGAAACGATCTGCAAACGGCTTCAGCTTTCGGAAAAACTGAACTGCCAGCTGTTCCATATGCGCACGTTCCTTATCCAAAACGATATAGGAAACATCCTGCAGATTTTTTGCGGTATGGGTTAGCCGGCCAGCCTCCAGAATGTGTGCAAGAACAGCATCGTCGATCTTTCTCTTCTGAAACTGACGAATCGTGCGGCGAAAACGGATTACCTCCAGCACTTCCTGGGGATCCAGACGAAGCATTGTGCTTTTTTCAACAGACTCCTCTGGAAATCCTGTGATACTGACCGCATG comes from the Erysipelotrichaceae bacterium 66202529 genome and includes:
- a CDS encoding 4Fe-4S dicluster domain-containing protein encodes the protein MSKHSISIDSKACIGCGLCVTDCPASNIVLQDKKASVIEDTCIMCSHCVAICPKHAVSITGFPEESVEKSTMLRLDPQEVLEVIRFRRTIRQFQKRKIDDAVLAHILEAGRLTHTAKNLQDVSYIVLDKERAHMEQLAVQFFRKLKPFADRFSSMAKRTTIHDHFFFFNAPIAVLILAKDEINGALAAQNMEFVAEAHGLGVLYSGFFTMASKYSRRLRKALQLPKGKKVVTTLVLGYPAVRYQRSAPHEALDISYR